The following DNA comes from Methanosarcina vacuolata Z-761.
ATTCCTGTGATGCTAAATTTTTTTTCTGCAGCTTCAAGAGGTACGTTCACCTTCATACCTTCTGATAAAGTAGTGTCTCCATCTTTGTCAACGTATTTTATCTCACTATTAATCCCGTATTTTTTTACAATTGCATTCTGATCTGCCGAAATTTCGAAACTGGCAGTCTTTTCTTTGCCGGGGCCTATATCTCCTATCCTTACTATGGATTTCTCTGTGCTCAGAGGGCTCATAACAATAATTCGGGCTAAAACATCTTTTGCTACGGTTTCTCTTGTATTTTTATAAGTGACCTCAATAACTTTAGTTTCACCCTGCACCAGGCTGCCAGAGACATTGGTCACTTCAAATTTAGGTTCACTTTTTATGGAAATTGGTATTTTGAGAGTTTCTGTCTTCGTTTTGTACTCTCTTGCAAACTCTACATCCGTAAGCCCTAGATTTATTGCATCCGCAGTTACAGTTTTGACATTTGCCGGATATTGATAGGTCACTGGCAGGAGAAGTTCATAATTACCGGCTGGTGCATCGCTATCTATTTTGATGATATAGCTAAGGGTTGCTGTATTTCCTGTTTCAAGGTCTTCAATGCTCTGGAGACTGGCTGTAGATTCTACTTCAACGTATTTTGTTCCCGATTGAAGGGTAGCTTCA
Coding sequences within:
- a CDS encoding COG1361 S-layer family protein, with the translated sequence MKKPKKNRLQKIINTFFVVTILLSVLSLTAFPALGEDDETNFIALDHGYTVDYYKSYGAPVMQASITGDPEFERGETADLKIKIANTGVISGFQRLNANQKRINDSTEETIALAELEEEKGATTAKDIEATLQSGTKYVEVESTASLQSIEDLETGNTATLSYIIKIDSDAPAGNYELLLPVTYQYPANVKTVTADAINLGLTDVEFAREYKTKTETLKIPISIKSEPKFEVTNVSGSLVQGETKVIEVTYKNTRETVAKDVLARIIVMSPLSTEKSIVRIGDIGPGKEKTASFEISADQNAIVKKYGINSEIKYVDKDGDTTLSEGMKVNVPLEAAEKKFSITGIAILLIIVIALYQIISVHRKRNQNDENVSGDENE